In the genome of Chloroflexota bacterium, one region contains:
- a CDS encoding CoA transferase: protein MKDSHGKQGGPLSGMRVIDWTMWQFGPVSTMMLADLGADVIKVESLDGDHGRQFASVAGVVNGLEGSSAYYESLNRNKRGIALNLKHPKGLEVMMKLVDQSDIFVENFRQGVAERLGLGYEDLTKRNPNIIYASATGYGPKGDDSGKPAFALTGEARAGSLWWAGPGDGIPYNINGMADQIAGIMLSYAVLGAVVARERFGISQRVDVSHLGSLMWLGGMRDGIALLMGRAFERQPRTRAGNILWNYYRCKDDKWIAFSMSQGERYWPTFCKALERPDLVTHERFCTMPLRNEHREELIGILDDIFARYTRDEWEKRLNDAGDLIWERVQSIMDLPDDPQVIENDYLIDFEHATLGATKWHQTPIAFSETPVATKRLAPAHGEHTESVLLDLLDYGWDDIAELQAQGVIL, encoded by the coding sequence ATGAAAGACAGTCACGGCAAGCAAGGCGGCCCGCTATCCGGCATGCGCGTTATCGACTGGACGATGTGGCAATTCGGGCCCGTCTCCACGATGATGCTAGCCGACCTCGGCGCGGATGTCATAAAAGTCGAGTCATTAGACGGCGATCATGGCAGGCAGTTCGCGAGTGTCGCGGGCGTGGTCAACGGGTTGGAAGGCAGCAGTGCCTACTACGAGAGCCTAAACCGCAACAAACGCGGAATTGCGCTGAACCTCAAGCATCCGAAAGGGCTTGAGGTGATGATGAAGCTCGTGGACCAGTCGGACATTTTCGTGGAGAACTTCCGGCAAGGCGTAGCCGAACGGCTCGGCTTGGGATACGAAGATCTGACTAAGCGCAACCCCAACATAATCTACGCATCCGCAACCGGCTATGGACCAAAGGGCGACGACTCCGGCAAGCCCGCATTCGCGCTCACCGGCGAGGCGCGCGCCGGTTCGCTGTGGTGGGCAGGGCCGGGCGATGGCATTCCATACAACATCAACGGCATGGCAGACCAGATTGCGGGCATAATGCTATCGTACGCCGTGCTTGGCGCAGTTGTCGCGCGTGAACGATTCGGCATATCGCAGCGCGTCGATGTGTCGCATCTTGGTAGCCTGATGTGGCTTGGTGGCATGCGTGACGGCATCGCGCTGTTAATGGGCAGGGCATTCGAGCGCCAACCTAGAACGCGCGCCGGCAACATCCTGTGGAACTATTACCGATGCAAGGACGACAAGTGGATCGCCTTCTCGATGAGCCAAGGCGAACGGTACTGGCCCACATTCTGCAAGGCGCTTGAACGCCCAGACCTCGTAACGCACGAACGCTTTTGCACGATGCCGCTGCGCAATGAACACCGCGAAGAGCTTATCGGTATCCTCGACGACATTTTCGCCAGGTACACGCGCGACGAATGGGAAAAGCGGCTCAACGACGCCGGCGACCTGATATGGGAGCGCGTGCAGTCCATCATGGACTTGCCTGACGACCCACAGGTCATCGAGAACGACTATCTCATCGACTTCGAGCACGCTACACTAGGCGCGACCAAGTGGCATCAGACGCCTATCGCATTCAGTGAAACGCCCGTAGCGACGAAGCGGCTTGCGCCGGCGCACGGTGAGCACACCGAGTCAGTGCTACTCGACCTGCTAGATTACGGTTGGGACGACATCGCAGAATTGCAGGCGCAAGGCGTTATCCTCTAA
- a CDS encoding methionine--tRNA ligase — protein sequence MPERILAAVAWPYANGSIHIGHVAGTYLPADIFARYHRLKGNEVLMVSGSDAHGTPVTLTAEQEGVSPEDIYSKYQAEFLESWQRLGISFDLFTTTHTNNHEEVAQGIFTRLLERDLIYKDTMVQPYCEVECRFLADRYVEGTCPFCGYNGARGDQCDNCGRTLDPKDLLNMSCRICGSTPIFRETEHFFLRLSAFEDQLLDWVRAQEHWRPNVRNFTIGYLEGGLHDRAITRDIDWGVPLPLDGYDGKRIYVWFEAVVGYLSASIEWAKDSDNPDAWKSFWEDGSRAYYFMGKDNIPFHTVIWPAMLLGYGGLNLPYDVPANEYLNLEGFKLSTSRNWAVWLPDYLDRYDPDPLRYVIAANMPETSDSDFSWREYVRRNNDELVATYGNLVHRVLSMLNRNFDGVLPEAGELDEVSRALLDEAHRRFDEVESYIEGVRLRQALQSSMALAQAANRYLDQKEPWRAVRRDKDDAAQTLWTALTAINCLKTTMYPFLPFSSQKLHEMLGLEGNVEDGGWAWNDAEMKPGLKIQRPTPLFQKLDEEVIAAEEQRIGD from the coding sequence ATGCCTGAACGAATACTCGCCGCCGTTGCCTGGCCGTATGCTAACGGCTCCATCCACATTGGGCATGTCGCGGGAACTTACCTGCCCGCCGACATCTTCGCCCGCTACCATCGCCTCAAGGGAAATGAGGTGCTGATGGTGTCTGGCAGCGATGCGCACGGCACGCCGGTTACGCTTACCGCCGAGCAGGAAGGTGTCAGCCCCGAGGACATATACAGCAAGTATCAGGCAGAGTTCCTGGAAAGCTGGCAGCGTCTTGGCATCAGCTTCGACTTGTTCACTACCACGCACACGAACAATCACGAAGAAGTGGCGCAAGGCATTTTCACCCGCCTGCTCGAACGCGATTTAATCTACAAGGACACGATGGTCCAGCCGTACTGCGAAGTCGAGTGCCGTTTCCTCGCGGACAGGTATGTCGAAGGCACCTGCCCGTTCTGCGGCTACAACGGCGCGCGCGGCGACCAGTGCGACAACTGCGGCCGCACGCTTGACCCGAAAGACCTGCTCAACATGAGCTGCCGCATCTGCGGCAGTACGCCGATATTCCGTGAAACCGAGCACTTCTTCCTGAGGCTAAGCGCGTTCGAAGACCAGCTGCTGGATTGGGTGCGTGCGCAGGAGCACTGGCGTCCCAACGTGCGCAACTTCACCATAGGCTATCTGGAAGGCGGGCTGCACGACCGAGCCATCACCCGCGACATCGATTGGGGTGTGCCCCTGCCTCTCGACGGCTACGACGGCAAGCGCATCTACGTCTGGTTTGAGGCGGTCGTTGGCTACTTGTCAGCATCGATTGAATGGGCTAAGGACAGCGACAACCCTGACGCATGGAAGTCGTTCTGGGAGGACGGCAGCCGTGCATACTACTTCATGGGCAAGGACAACATCCCGTTCCACACGGTCATCTGGCCCGCGATGCTGCTGGGCTACGGCGGATTGAACCTACCCTACGACGTGCCTGCCAACGAGTATCTGAATCTCGAAGGCTTCAAGCTATCCACCAGCCGCAATTGGGCGGTTTGGCTGCCAGACTATCTCGACCGCTACGACCCGGACCCGCTGCGCTATGTCATCGCCGCGAATATGCCGGAGACATCGGACTCCGACTTCTCGTGGCGCGAGTATGTGCGGCGCAACAACGACGAGCTGGTTGCGACATACGGCAATCTGGTACATCGCGTGCTGTCCATGCTGAACCGCAATTTCGACGGCGTGCTGCCCGAGGCCGGCGAACTCGACGAAGTGAGCCGCGCTCTGCTCGATGAGGCGCACCGGCGATTCGACGAAGTAGAGTCGTATATCGAAGGCGTGCGGCTGCGGCAGGCGCTGCAATCTTCGATGGCGCTCGCTCAAGCTGCCAACCGCTACCTTGACCAAAAGGAGCCGTGGCGTGCCGTGCGCCGCGACAAGGATGACGCCGCGCAGACGCTCTGGACGGCGCTCACGGCAATCAACTGCCTGAAGACGACGATGTACCCCTTCCTGCCGTTCAGCTCGCAGAAACTGCACGAGATGCTCGGTCTCGAAGGCAATGTCGAAGACGGCGGCTGGGCGTGGAACGACGCGGAGATGAAGCCCGGCTTGAAGATTCAGCGCCCTACACCGCTATTCCAAAAGCTGGACGAAGAAGTCATCGCGGCGGAAGAGCAGCGGATCGGCGACTAG
- a CDS encoding polyprenyl synthetase family protein, which translates to MQSASFYQPVMNRLEGVNASLMGMAAEKHPFLAQLLEHSLSSPGKYIRPAITLLASSFCPHDERTTEKMAIGVELLHIASLIHDDTVDGASLRRGKMTISSLWGPKAAVLAGDYIFAASATFVCDTGNIRVIKRFAETIMELSSGELQEMSETYNPAQSMDGYLGRIYNKTASLFTTAAESGAVLSGAPEERCVAFRHYGHNLGMAFQVVDDILDFDGTEEEFGKPIGSDLANGIVTLPTLIAMKQKHCAQIVERALKSPDDEDLMGEAIRTIQDDGVLEESYKFASRYCEKALANLRCLPSSPSRDSLEELVSHVKVRRS; encoded by the coding sequence GTGCAGTCGGCATCGTTTTACCAACCCGTCATGAATCGCTTGGAAGGCGTGAATGCGTCCCTGATGGGCATGGCGGCGGAGAAGCACCCGTTTCTCGCGCAGTTGCTAGAGCATTCGCTGTCGTCACCGGGCAAGTACATCCGGCCCGCGATAACGCTGCTGGCGTCGAGCTTCTGCCCGCACGACGAGCGCACCACCGAGAAGATGGCAATCGGCGTGGAACTGCTGCACATCGCATCGCTAATCCACGACGACACGGTGGACGGCGCATCGCTGCGACGCGGCAAGATGACTATCAGCAGTCTATGGGGACCGAAGGCAGCCGTGCTCGCCGGCGACTACATCTTCGCCGCGTCCGCCACATTTGTCTGCGACACTGGCAACATCCGCGTAATCAAGCGCTTCGCCGAGACGATTATGGAGCTTTCTAGCGGCGAGTTGCAGGAAATGTCAGAGACATACAACCCGGCCCAATCGATGGACGGTTACCTCGGACGTATCTACAACAAGACTGCTTCGCTGTTCACTACGGCAGCAGAATCCGGAGCAGTGTTAAGCGGTGCGCCGGAAGAGCGCTGCGTGGCATTCCGCCATTACGGCCACAATCTCGGTATGGCGTTCCAAGTCGTCGATGACATCCTAGATTTTGACGGCACGGAGGAAGAGTTCGGAAAGCCCATCGGCAGCGACCTCGCCAATGGCATCGTCACCCTGCCCACGCTCATCGCCATGAAACAGAAGCACTGCGCACAAATCGTGGAACGCGCGCTTAAAAGCCCTGATGACGAAGACCTAATGGGCGAGGCAATCCGCACCATACAAGATGACGGCGTACTGGAAGAGTCGTACAAATTCGCCAGCCGCTACTGCGAAAAAGCGCTCGCCAACCTCAGATGTCTCCCATCCAGCCCATCCCGCGACTCACTGGAAGAACTTGTCAGCCACGTGAAAGTGCGGCGCAGCTAG
- a CDS encoding MaoC family dehydratase, producing MTQQQTRDPEEAFVGKDLGKNEFTASEEVLHHYFEGLEVDSSFYNENSPYGKPVVPSMILTNVDGGFSGAGFKDNFGNLWIRQEWELHKPMHPTETYGRTSTVADIYDWRDRTVVKQVVDLWSDDGELMARGTHHQSYLLGKSHLGKVQLRDPKKKEGIRKFQVPDGELIDPVESDITLEMCGLFFHGNKNYHTDKQAAEELGFEEVVVGGRMTMSYIGDMMDRRFGKGWYEGGTLDIKFTNIVWPDDRVVARGVITDRVQEDGGARANVAVWMEKPDGTVCIVGTASALE from the coding sequence ATGACGCAGCAACAGACTCGCGATCCGGAAGAAGCATTTGTGGGCAAAGACCTCGGAAAGAACGAATTCACCGCAAGCGAAGAAGTGCTGCATCACTACTTCGAAGGGCTTGAGGTTGATTCATCCTTCTACAACGAGAATTCGCCGTATGGCAAGCCCGTCGTGCCGTCGATGATCCTCACCAATGTTGATGGCGGCTTTAGCGGTGCGGGCTTCAAGGATAACTTCGGCAACCTGTGGATTCGGCAGGAATGGGAACTGCACAAGCCGATGCACCCCACCGAGACATACGGCCGCACTTCGACCGTCGCAGACATATACGACTGGCGCGATCGCACGGTCGTCAAGCAGGTCGTTGACCTGTGGTCCGACGACGGCGAACTGATGGCGCGCGGCACGCACCACCAGAGCTACCTGCTTGGCAAGAGCCATCTCGGCAAAGTCCAGCTGCGCGACCCGAAGAAGAAGGAAGGCATCCGCAAGTTCCAAGTACCGGACGGCGAACTCATCGATCCGGTCGAAAGCGACATCACGCTGGAAATGTGCGGCTTGTTCTTCCACGGCAACAAGAACTACCACACCGACAAGCAGGCGGCTGAAGAGCTCGGCTTCGAGGAAGTCGTAGTCGGCGGCAGGATGACAATGTCCTATATCGGCGACATGATGGACAGGCGCTTCGGCAAGGGCTGGTACGAAGGCGGCACGCTGGACATCAAGTTCACAAACATCGTCTGGCCCGACGACCGCGTGGTTGCTCGCGGCGTCATCACCGACCGCGTGCAGGAAGACGGCGGCGCGCGCGCCAACGTCGCGGTCTGGATGGAAAAGCCGGACGGCACCGTCTGCATCGTCGGCACGGCGAGCGCGTTGGAATAA
- a CDS encoding type II toxin-antitoxin system HicA family toxin, whose translation MSSRDRRLLRTILAGRSDANIRFAEFRRLLLNMGFYETIRGSHHIFRRTGLRASVIIQPRNSMAKAYQIRQFRQMAIRYGLTPHDS comes from the coding sequence CTGTCATCCAGAGATCGGCGTTTGCTACGAACCATATTGGCCGGCCGATCGGACGCGAATATCAGGTTCGCAGAATTTCGTCGGCTATTGCTCAATATGGGCTTCTATGAAACCATACGAGGAAGCCACCATATTTTCCGCAGAACTGGGTTGAGAGCGTCTGTAATAATACAGCCGAGGAACTCAATGGCGAAGGCATACCAAATCAGGCAGTTCCGACAAATGGCGATCAGATATGGACTGACTCCGCATGACTCATAG
- a CDS encoding type II toxin-antitoxin system HicB family antitoxin: MTHRYEIVMYWSEEDGVIVAEVPELPGCVADGPTYEDALEMIQEVMDIWIETQREMGHPIPIPKGRPMFA; encoded by the coding sequence ATGACTCATAGATACGAAATAGTGATGTATTGGAGTGAAGAAGACGGCGTTATCGTCGCAGAAGTGCCTGAACTTCCTGGGTGCGTCGCCGACGGACCCACATACGAAGACGCACTGGAGATGATCCAAGAGGTCATGGACATCTGGATTGAGACACAGAGGGAGATGGGGCACCCCATACCCATACCCAAGGGAAGGCCGATGTTTGCATGA
- a CDS encoding acetolactate synthase: MAEIDGGRLFAKALKREGVEYVFTLNGGHIYNLYEGCVDEGIKVIDFRHEQVAAHAAEGWAKVTGKPGVAIVTAGPGVTDAVTGIANAFQAPSPMILIGGNAGITDHLRGGLQDFDSATFLKPVTKFSEQVKRVERIPEYVSIAFRHATSGVPGPAYLEIPIDVVGGTTDEENVKYPGSYRTESKAYGDPEYIKQVVDILHNTERPMVLAGSDVWWNDASEELREFIEMIDSPVFLNAMGRGSIPSDHPNLGSLGRRYGMVKSDTVILIGTPIDFRLSYGADSLFPQNPKLVEIMMDGSKIGQNRDIDVGVVGDSKAVLRQIMDELKATGYKSPGKGWVEEVITEDQSLKAADEAMLNSDQSPIHPMRLMKELRDVLDEDATVIGDGGDIVTFAARVLNINEPGHWLDPGQFGCLGAGSGFAAAAQLARPGKQVCIVYGDGGFGLTGFDVESYVRFNLPIVSIVGNNGAWNQTTQGVVRRGMRGIGTYLSQETDYAKIMDGMGGYGERVTDPEEIRPALERAFNSGKPALLDVVTDPDVAYAAMGGRSRQQRQY; the protein is encoded by the coding sequence ATGGCAGAGATAGACGGCGGGCGGTTGTTCGCCAAAGCACTAAAGAGAGAGGGCGTAGAGTATGTGTTCACGCTAAACGGCGGGCACATCTACAACCTCTACGAGGGCTGCGTGGACGAAGGCATAAAGGTCATCGACTTCCGGCATGAGCAGGTAGCCGCGCACGCCGCCGAAGGCTGGGCGAAGGTTACCGGCAAGCCGGGCGTCGCCATCGTCACGGCGGGACCGGGCGTTACGGACGCAGTTACCGGCATCGCCAACGCATTCCAAGCGCCAAGCCCGATGATCCTCATCGGCGGCAACGCGGGTATCACAGACCACCTGCGCGGCGGCTTGCAGGACTTCGACAGCGCGACATTCCTGAAGCCCGTTACCAAGTTCTCAGAGCAGGTCAAGCGCGTCGAGCGCATACCGGAGTATGTATCGATTGCGTTCCGTCACGCCACATCCGGCGTTCCGGGACCCGCGTACCTTGAAATACCCATCGATGTGGTCGGAGGCACGACAGACGAAGAGAATGTCAAGTACCCCGGCAGCTACCGCACGGAGTCGAAGGCGTACGGCGATCCTGAGTACATCAAGCAAGTTGTGGACATCCTGCACAACACCGAACGCCCGATGGTGCTCGCCGGCTCCGATGTCTGGTGGAACGATGCGTCGGAGGAACTGCGAGAGTTCATCGAAATGATTGACTCTCCCGTGTTCCTGAACGCGATGGGACGCGGCAGCATCCCGTCCGACCACCCGAACCTCGGCAGCCTCGGCAGGCGCTATGGCATGGTGAAATCCGACACGGTCATTCTGATTGGAACTCCTATCGACTTCAGACTCAGTTATGGTGCGGACAGCTTGTTCCCACAGAATCCTAAGCTCGTCGAAATTATGATGGACGGCAGCAAGATTGGCCAGAACCGAGACATCGATGTCGGTGTGGTCGGCGACTCCAAGGCAGTGCTTCGCCAGATAATGGACGAGTTGAAGGCGACCGGTTACAAGTCCCCCGGCAAGGGCTGGGTCGAAGAGGTCATCACCGAAGACCAGTCGCTCAAGGCGGCGGACGAGGCCATGCTCAACAGCGACCAATCGCCCATCCATCCGATGCGCCTGATGAAGGAACTTCGCGATGTGCTGGACGAGGACGCCACGGTGATCGGTGATGGCGGCGACATCGTTACATTCGCCGCGCGCGTGCTGAACATCAACGAGCCGGGCCACTGGCTGGACCCGGGGCAGTTTGGCTGCTTGGGCGCGGGCAGCGGTTTTGCGGCGGCGGCGCAGCTCGCGCGACCGGGCAAGCAGGTCTGCATCGTGTACGGTGACGGAGGCTTCGGACTGACCGGCTTCGACGTCGAAAGCTATGTGCGCTTCAATCTGCCAATCGTATCCATCGTCGGCAACAACGGCGCGTGGAACCAGACAACTCAGGGCGTCGTGCGGCGCGGCATGCGTGGCATAGGCACCTATCTGTCGCAGGAAACCGACTACGCCAAGATTATGGACGGCATGGGCGGCTACGGCGAGCGCGTAACCGATCCGGAAGAGATTCGCCCCGCACTCGAGCGTGCGTTCAACTCCGGCAAGCCGGCGCTCCTAGACGTCGTTACCGACCCCGATGTGGCATACGCCGCAATGGGCGGTCGATCGCGGCAGCAGCGGCAGTACTAG
- a CDS encoding amidohydrolase produces MQANRDTANWADLVLLNANVIALDAAHPRANAVVVSGGRIAWVGDSDRLPSSVRVSANIIDCGGQTLIPGFIDAHCHLLAYAASLLAVDCSSASTSEIDDILSQIRRRADSTPRGEWIRGTGYSEFDLREKRHPTRWELDRAAPFNPVRLNHRSGHACVLNSIALERVGIDIATEEPPGGTMARDLISAEPNGLLLDMDEWLDVRIPPMSEGELRDGMAQANRQFLSQGITSIADATVSNSPDRWKLLRRLKCDGLITPSLTVMPGAANLDEFADEGLHFGYGDSVATIGHAKIILTSSTSGRLHPSPDELRHRIDLAHRHCSPVAIHAIEKEAVLAASTALMASRIPGLRDRIEHASECPPEAMDALLRAKPVVVSQPSFVRDSGARYLSEFGEDARWLYRFRMLAESGIVLAASSDAPVSVPSPLMSMHAAITRETDSGAELNVGESVTVAQALEMHTNKAAYAIYREDEVGTIAPGKRADLVLLDADPTRIASERLLDVRATMTIIGGELVWQA; encoded by the coding sequence ATGCAAGCGAATCGCGACACAGCGAACTGGGCGGACTTAGTTCTGCTTAACGCAAATGTCATTGCGCTTGACGCTGCGCATCCTCGCGCCAATGCAGTTGTCGTCTCCGGCGGTCGAATTGCTTGGGTTGGTGACAGTGATAGACTGCCGTCGTCAGTTCGCGTATCTGCGAATATTATAGATTGCGGCGGTCAGACGCTAATTCCCGGCTTTATCGACGCGCACTGCCACCTGCTGGCGTATGCCGCAAGCCTGCTCGCGGTGGATTGCTCGTCTGCTTCCACTTCCGAAATCGACGACATTCTTAGTCAGATACGGCGGCGCGCGGACAGCACACCGCGTGGTGAGTGGATTCGCGGCACAGGTTACAGCGAGTTTGACTTGCGCGAGAAACGCCATCCGACACGCTGGGAATTGGATCGCGCCGCACCGTTTAACCCCGTTCGCCTGAATCATCGCTCCGGGCATGCCTGCGTGCTGAACAGCATCGCGCTTGAGCGCGTGGGCATTGATATTGCCACCGAAGAGCCACCCGGCGGCACGATGGCGCGCGACTTAATATCCGCCGAGCCAAATGGCTTACTCCTAGATATGGATGAATGGCTTGACGTCCGGATTCCACCGATGAGCGAGGGCGAACTGCGCGATGGCATGGCGCAAGCAAATCGGCAATTCCTATCGCAGGGCATCACTTCGATCGCAGATGCGACAGTGTCAAACTCGCCGGACAGGTGGAAGCTGCTGCGCCGCCTGAAATGCGACGGCTTGATCACGCCATCCCTGACCGTAATGCCCGGCGCCGCAAATCTTGATGAATTTGCTGACGAGGGTCTGCATTTCGGCTACGGCGACAGTGTTGCTACAATAGGGCACGCCAAAATCATACTCACCAGCAGCACTAGCGGCCGGTTGCACCCGAGTCCCGACGAATTGCGCCATCGCATCGATTTGGCGCACCGACACTGCTCTCCCGTGGCGATACATGCCATTGAAAAGGAAGCCGTGCTTGCCGCGTCAACTGCGCTCATGGCATCACGCATCCCCGGGCTGCGAGACCGGATTGAGCATGCGTCTGAATGTCCGCCTGAGGCGATGGACGCATTGCTTCGCGCTAAGCCGGTCGTCGTGTCCCAGCCAAGTTTCGTGCGGGACAGCGGCGCGCGCTACCTCAGCGAATTCGGTGAAGATGCACGATGGCTCTATCGTTTTCGGATGCTTGCCGAGAGCGGCATCGTGCTCGCGGCATCATCCGATGCCCCGGTGAGTGTGCCAAGCCCGCTGATGTCTATGCACGCGGCAATCACGCGCGAAACAGACTCCGGCGCTGAATTGAACGTTGGCGAAAGTGTTACCGTAGCTCAGGCGCTTGAGATGCATACCAACAAGGCAGCATACGCGATATACCGCGAGGATGAGGTAGGCACGATAGCGCCGGGTAAGCGCGCTGATCTAGTGCTGCTGGATGCTGATCCGACTAGGATTGCTTCTGAGCGGCTGTTGGATGTGCGGGCAACTATGACGATTATCGGTGGGGAATTGGTCTGGCAAGCGTGA
- the rsmI gene encoding 16S rRNA (cytidine(1402)-2'-O)-methyltransferase, whose protein sequence is MPTLYIVSTPIGNLEDITLRALRILREVSLIAAEDTRVTRKLLSHYDIHTRLTSFNEHNQSSRIPELLSTLHEDDIALVSDAGTPGVNDPGQTLVNAAIDAGVPVVAVPGASAVTAAVAVSGLVEEPFVYLGFLPRKKSERVALLQSLLAETRPAIAFESPRRLRRSLQDLDDMLGDRRIAICREMTKLHEEVFRGTASDALAHYTQPRGEFTLVIAGATNVPQDDCAAERTATCLIAELRVQGTGAKHAVAHVSTVSGLSRRRVYQLWLEQRGD, encoded by the coding sequence ATGCCAACGCTCTACATTGTCTCAACGCCCATCGGCAACTTGGAAGACATCACTCTGCGCGCCCTGCGCATCTTGCGCGAAGTCAGTCTTATTGCGGCTGAGGACACGCGAGTAACTCGCAAGCTGCTGAGCCACTACGACATTCACACGCGACTGACTAGCTTCAACGAACACAACCAATCATCGCGAATTCCGGAATTGCTGTCCACATTGCACGAAGACGACATCGCGCTAGTATCGGACGCTGGTACGCCCGGCGTCAACGATCCCGGACAGACGCTGGTAAATGCGGCGATAGATGCAGGCGTCCCGGTTGTCGCCGTGCCGGGCGCGTCCGCCGTGACTGCCGCCGTCGCCGTGTCAGGGCTAGTGGAAGAACCCTTCGTGTATCTCGGATTTCTGCCGCGCAAAAAGAGCGAGCGTGTTGCACTGCTCCAATCGCTGCTGGCAGAGACGCGCCCCGCAATCGCATTCGAGTCGCCCAGACGCCTTCGCCGCTCGCTGCAAGACTTAGACGACATGCTAGGCGACAGACGCATAGCAATCTGCCGCGAGATGACAAAGCTCCACGAAGAAGTGTTTCGCGGTACTGCTTCAGATGCGTTGGCACACTACACGCAGCCGCGCGGCGAGTTCACGCTGGTAATCGCCGGCGCCACGAATGTGCCGCAAGACGACTGCGCGGCAGAGCGGACGGCGACATGCCTGATCGCCGAACTGCGCGTACAGGGCACCGGCGCAAAGCACGCGGTGGCGCACGTCTCGACCGTTTCCGGCCTGTCGCGCAGGCGTGTCTATCAGTTGTGGCTGGAACAGCGCGGCGACTGA
- a CDS encoding CoA transferase: protein MNSNGHFSGNGPLKGIRVLDMTVWQFGPVSTAMMGDMGADVIKIEALDGDAGRGLWRASTMNMDLGEGRNAYFEACNRNKRGIAVNLKTEEGRQIIYKLVKEADVFVQNYRQGVAERLGVGYDTLHEINPMLVYGSANGYGPEGPDSHLPSFDGCGQARAGLMMSATEPDAEYPTRISQGVSDQMGGIMLCLGVLSALVCRNQQGIGQKVEASHLSANMWLQGLGISMSLLNNGQTFGSYERDAPTNPLSNVYKCKDGRCIQMMHLQPDPYWRPICRAMGMDDIIDDPRFADMRARADNTVELVRIMDEKFATKTADEWDNIFREFEVDFIYAKVQSITDLEDDVQVVKNNYITDFDHPVLGDVKMCNHPNIYSETPAGIWQEAPELGQHTEQILIDELGYDWDDIKELQDAGAIL from the coding sequence GTGAATTCCAATGGTCATTTCTCCGGTAACGGTCCCCTCAAGGGCATCCGCGTGCTGGATATGACGGTATGGCAGTTCGGACCCGTGAGCACCGCGATGATGGGCGACATGGGCGCCGATGTCATCAAGATTGAGGCGCTAGACGGAGACGCAGGGCGCGGCTTGTGGCGAGCGTCCACCATGAATATGGACTTGGGCGAAGGGCGCAATGCGTACTTCGAGGCATGCAACCGCAACAAGCGTGGCATCGCCGTCAATCTGAAGACCGAAGAAGGCCGGCAGATAATCTACAAGCTGGTAAAGGAAGCCGACGTGTTCGTGCAGAACTACCGTCAGGGCGTCGCGGAACGACTCGGCGTCGGCTACGACACGCTGCACGAGATTAACCCCATGCTGGTGTACGGCTCCGCCAACGGCTATGGGCCAGAGGGCCCGGATTCGCACCTACCGTCATTCGACGGTTGCGGACAAGCGCGCGCCGGTCTGATGATGTCGGCGACGGAGCCGGACGCCGAGTATCCTACGCGTATTTCGCAGGGCGTGTCTGACCAGATGGGCGGCATAATGCTATGTCTGGGCGTGCTGTCCGCGCTCGTGTGCCGCAATCAACAGGGCATCGGGCAGAAGGTCGAAGCGTCCCACCTAAGCGCGAACATGTGGCTGCAAGGGCTTGGCATCAGCATGAGCCTGTTGAACAACGGTCAGACCTTCGGCTCGTACGAGCGCGACGCGCCCACGAATCCGCTGTCGAACGTGTACAAGTGCAAGGACGGGCGCTGCATTCAGATGATGCATCTGCAACCCGACCCTTACTGGCGACCAATCTGCCGCGCGATGGGTATGGACGACATCATCGACGACCCGCGCTTTGCCGATATGCGCGCGCGCGCCGATAACACGGTGGAGCTTGTCAGGATAATGGACGAAAAGTTCGCCACGAAGACCGCCGACGAATGGGACAACATCTTCCGCGAGTTCGAGGTTGACTTCATCTACGCGAAGGTGCAGTCCATCACAGACCTTGAAGACGACGTGCAGGTGGTGAAAAACAACTATATCACCGACTTCGATCACCCGGTTCTCGGCGATGTAAAGATGTGCAATCATCCAAACATCTACAGCGAAACGCCTGCCGGAATATGGCAGGAAGCTCCGGAACTAGGGCAGCACACAGAGCAGATCCTAATCGACGAACTCGGCTACGACTGGGACGACATCAAGGAGTTGCAGGACGCGGGCGCAATACTGTGA